The proteins below come from a single Microcoleus sp. FACHB-68 genomic window:
- a CDS encoding HIT family protein, with translation MKKLKNQFSHLTAIERINLSFPAQLLLDKNLIQGKVLDFGCGFGNDVKLLQQKGFDITGYDPYYFPKHPIDKFDTIICFYVLNVLFPEEQANVLMEVSHLLKPGGKAYYAVRRDLKKEGFREHYIHKKQTYQCIVKLPFKSIHSDEYCEIYEYIHYNYQRNSENKCIFCNPYKSLTLVTESATAYAMLDGYPVSKGHVLVVPKRHIANYFELPFKEQSACWFMVNKVQEILTEQFHPAGFNVGMNINRAAGQTMMHANIHIIPRYPGDAGGAKSGMRNVIPKKN, from the coding sequence ATGAAAAAGCTAAAAAATCAATTTAGCCACCTCACGGCAATCGAAAGAATTAATCTGTCATTTCCTGCACAGTTATTATTGGATAAAAATCTAATACAAGGTAAAGTTCTAGATTTTGGTTGTGGCTTCGGTAATGACGTGAAGTTATTGCAACAAAAAGGCTTTGATATTACCGGCTACGATCCTTATTATTTTCCCAAACACCCTATTGACAAATTTGACACAATCATTTGTTTTTATGTGCTAAACGTTTTGTTTCCTGAAGAACAAGCGAACGTTCTCATGGAAGTGTCACATTTATTGAAGCCGGGAGGCAAAGCTTATTACGCAGTGAGAAGAGATTTAAAAAAAGAAGGTTTTCGAGAACATTATATTCATAAAAAGCAGACATATCAGTGCATCGTTAAACTTCCTTTTAAATCAATTCATTCAGATGAGTATTGTGAAATCTACGAATACATTCATTATAACTATCAAAGAAACTCAGAGAATAAGTGCATATTCTGTAATCCCTATAAAAGTTTAACGCTGGTAACGGAATCAGCCACAGCTTATGCCATGTTGGATGGTTATCCTGTGAGTAAGGGTCATGTCTTAGTTGTACCAAAAAGACATATTGCCAATTATTTTGAACTGCCATTTAAAGAGCAATCGGCTTGCTGGTTTATGGTTAACAAAGTCCAAGAAATTTTAACTGAGCAATTTCATCCTGCCGGCTTTAACGTGGGAATGAACATTAATCGAGCTGCCGGCCAGACAATGATGCACGCGAATATTCATATTATCCCTCGTTACCCAGGGGATGCCGGCGGTGCTAAAAGCGGCATGAGAAATGTGATTCCTAAGAAAAATTAG
- a CDS encoding HAMP domain-containing sensor histidine kinase, producing MNAITYTDATTSSEICISTEITSDHRVAIKIADNGPGIPEQVKQRIFEPFFTTKPAGKGTGMGMSITYQIVTEAHNGLLKCHSRPGKGTEFVIEIPLQKQQPDKKT from the coding sequence CTGAATGCCATAACCTACACTGATGCAACAACTTCTAGTGAAATTTGCATCAGTACCGAAATTACGAGCGATCATCGAGTTGCGATTAAAATTGCTGATAATGGGCCAGGAATCCCGGAACAGGTCAAACAACGAATTTTTGAACCATTTTTTACGACCAAACCTGCCGGCAAAGGGACAGGAATGGGAATGTCAATTACCTATCAAATTGTTACAGAAGCTCATAACGGGCTGCTTAAATGTCATTCAAGGCCGGGAAAGGGAACAGAATTCGTGATTGAAATTCCCTTGCAAAAGCAGCAACCTGACAAGAAAACTTGA